From the Flavobacteriales bacterium genome, one window contains:
- the rpoC gene encoding DNA-directed RNA polymerase subunit beta', with protein MAIRKGKNEVNTSFNNITISLASPEDILSKSSGEVTKPETINYRTYKPERDGLFCERIFGPTKDFECHCGKYKRIRYRGIVCDRCGVEVTEKKVRRERTGHIQLVVPVAHIWYSKSNPNKIGYLLGLPSKKLDMIIYYERYVVIQPGSATNEEGEPLQFLDFLTEDEYLDALEKIPAENRYLDDEDPKKFIAKMGAEALIELLRKLDLDQLSFDLRHKANTETSQQRKAEALKRLQVIESFRDANSRIENKPEWMIVKVIPVIPPELRPLVPLDGGRFATSDLNDLYRRVIIRNNRLKRLIEIKAPEVILRNEKRMLQESVDSLFDNSRKSSAVKTESNRALKSLSDSLKGKQGRFRQNLLGKRVDYSARSVIVVGPELKMHECGLPKNMAAELFKPFIIRKMIDRGIVKTVKSAKKIIDKREPVVWDILENVMKGHPVLLNRAPTLHRLGIQAFQPVMIEGKAIRLHPLVCTAFNADFDGDQMAVHLPLGEAAILEAQLLMLASHNILNPANGAPVTVPSQDMVLGLYYMTKPLKGAKGEGLAFYSDEEVKIAFNEGRVDLHAYIKVRAQIKNDKGELETKLIETSVGRVLFNEFVPEEVGFIDTLLTKKALRDIIGEVLNVSGIAKTAEFLDNIKGIGYNFAFKGGLSFNLGDVIIPEEKDTMVSDAYNQVDEVTANYNMGFITNNERYNQVIDIWSNTNAHLTEKVMKQLSSDKDGFNSVYMMLDSGARGSKEQIKQLGGMRGLMAKPQKSGDKSGAAIIENPIIANFKEGLSILEYFISTHGARKGLADTALKTADAGYLTRRLVDSSQDVVVKIEDCGTLRGLEISAYKKNDEIVEPLKDRISGRVSLHDIYDTEGDIIVANGEMITDNMAKGIEEAKIESVEVRSVLTCEAKRGVCAKCYGRNLSTASMAVPGDTVGVVAAQSIGEPGTQLTLRTFHFGGTASKIASESSVVAKFDGKVEIDDLKLIDSVNEDGEKIKMVISRTSEIRIIDEKLGIVLSTNNIPYGSTLYIEAGKKVKKGTKICNWDPYNAVIISEFDGKIAFQDIQEGLSYRVESDEQTGFEEKVMIERKDKTLNPTINVINKKDEQTRSYSIPVKAHLSVNDGQTIKSGQIIAKIPRLASSLGDITGGLPRVTELFEARNPSNPAVVTEIDGIVTFGSKIKRGNKEVIITSKTGEVSKYLIPLSKHILVQENDFVKSGMPLCDGAITPSDILRIKGPTAVQEYIVNEIQEVYRLQGMKINDKHFEVIVRQMMRKMNVVDAGDTRFLDGQVITKLEFMEENDRIFGMKVVEETGDSQVLKAGQIVSARKLREENSRLRRKDLKTVEARDAVPATSEQRIQGITRAALQTNSWVSAASFQETTKVLNAAAINGKRDGLEGLKENVIVGHKIPAGTGLRVWDDIVVGSQEEFDQLMAAKEEVSSEEV; from the coding sequence ATGGCAATAAGAAAAGGTAAAAACGAAGTAAACACTAGTTTCAATAATATTACGATAAGTCTAGCTTCACCAGAAGATATACTTTCTAAATCTAGTGGAGAGGTAACAAAACCAGAAACTATTAACTACAGAACTTACAAACCTGAAAGAGATGGTTTATTCTGTGAACGTATTTTTGGTCCTACCAAAGATTTTGAATGTCATTGTGGTAAATACAAGCGTATTCGATACAGAGGTATAGTATGTGATCGTTGTGGTGTTGAAGTAACTGAAAAGAAAGTACGTAGAGAACGAACAGGTCATATTCAGTTAGTTGTTCCGGTTGCACACATTTGGTATTCTAAATCTAACCCTAACAAAATAGGATATTTACTAGGTTTACCAAGTAAGAAGTTGGATATGATTATTTACTACGAAAGGTATGTAGTAATTCAGCCAGGTTCAGCAACCAATGAAGAAGGAGAACCTCTACAATTTTTAGATTTCTTAACTGAAGACGAGTACTTAGATGCTTTAGAAAAGATTCCAGCAGAAAACCGTTACTTAGACGATGAAGACCCTAAGAAATTCATCGCTAAAATGGGTGCTGAAGCATTGATAGAGCTTTTAAGAAAGCTTGATTTAGATCAATTATCTTTTGACTTACGTCACAAGGCTAATACTGAAACTTCACAACAAAGAAAAGCTGAGGCTCTAAAGAGATTACAAGTTATAGAATCATTTAGAGATGCAAATTCAAGAATAGAAAATAAACCAGAGTGGATGATTGTTAAGGTTATCCCTGTTATTCCACCTGAGTTAAGACCATTAGTGCCATTAGATGGTGGTCGTTTTGCGACATCTGACTTGAATGACTTATACAGAAGAGTTATTATTAGAAATAACCGTCTGAAAAGATTAATAGAAATTAAAGCTCCTGAAGTAATTCTAAGAAATGAAAAAAGAATGCTTCAAGAATCTGTCGATTCATTATTTGATAACTCTAGAAAATCAAGTGCTGTTAAAACAGAATCTAACAGAGCGTTAAAATCATTATCTGATAGTTTGAAAGGAAAGCAAGGACGTTTCCGTCAAAACCTACTCGGTAAGCGTGTGGATTATTCAGCACGTTCAGTTATTGTTGTAGGTCCTGAATTGAAAATGCACGAATGTGGTTTGCCAAAAAATATGGCAGCTGAATTGTTCAAGCCTTTCATTATTCGTAAAATGATTGATAGAGGTATTGTTAAAACAGTAAAATCTGCTAAAAAGATTATTGACAAAAGAGAGCCTGTAGTTTGGGATATTTTAGAGAACGTGATGAAAGGACATCCTGTTCTACTAAACCGTGCCCCAACTCTTCACCGTTTAGGTATTCAGGCCTTCCAACCAGTAATGATAGAAGGAAAAGCTATTCGTCTTCACCCTCTTGTTTGTACAGCATTTAATGCCGATTTTGATGGTGACCAAATGGCTGTTCATTTACCATTAGGTGAAGCAGCAATTTTAGAAGCACAGCTTTTAATGTTAGCTTCTCACAATATTCTGAATCCAGCTAATGGTGCGCCAGTTACTGTACCATCTCAGGATATGGTATTAGGTTTATACTATATGACAAAGCCATTAAAAGGAGCTAAAGGAGAAGGTTTAGCATTTTATTCTGATGAAGAAGTTAAAATTGCCTTTAATGAAGGTAGAGTTGACTTACATGCTTACATCAAAGTAAGAGCTCAGATTAAGAATGACAAAGGCGAATTAGAAACTAAATTGATTGAAACTTCAGTTGGTAGAGTTTTATTTAATGAGTTTGTTCCTGAGGAAGTAGGTTTCATTGACACACTACTTACAAAGAAAGCTTTAAGAGATATTATTGGTGAAGTCCTTAATGTTTCTGGTATTGCTAAAACAGCAGAATTCCTAGATAATATCAAGGGTATAGGTTATAATTTTGCATTCAAAGGTGGATTGTCTTTTAACCTTGGAGACGTTATAATTCCTGAAGAAAAAGATACTATGGTATCTGATGCGTATAATCAGGTTGACGAAGTAACTGCCAACTACAATATGGGATTCATTACCAATAACGAAAGGTACAACCAAGTTATTGATATTTGGTCTAATACTAATGCCCACCTTACTGAAAAAGTGATGAAGCAATTGAGTTCTGATAAAGATGGATTCAATTCAGTATATATGATGCTTGACTCAGGTGCAAGGGGTTCTAAAGAACAAATTAAGCAATTAGGTGGTATGAGAGGTCTTATGGCAAAACCACAAAAATCAGGTGATAAGAGTGGTGCTGCGATTATAGAAAATCCAATTATTGCCAACTTTAAAGAAGGTTTATCTATTCTTGAGTACTTTATTTCTACTCACGGTGCTCGTAAAGGTCTTGCCGATACAGCTCTTAAAACAGCCGATGCGGGTTATTTAACAAGAAGACTTGTTGATTCATCACAAGATGTTGTTGTCAAGATAGAAGATTGTGGTACTCTAAGAGGTCTTGAAATTTCTGCTTACAAGAAAAATGATGAAATCGTCGAACCATTGAAAGATAGAATTTCAGGTCGTGTTTCATTACACGATATCTATGATACAGAAGGCGATATCATCGTTGCTAATGGTGAGATGATTACTGATAACATGGCTAAAGGTATTGAAGAGGCTAAAATCGAGTCTGTTGAAGTACGTTCAGTACTTACATGTGAGGCCAAAAGAGGAGTATGTGCGAAATGTTATGGAAGAAACCTATCCACAGCAAGTATGGCTGTACCAGGTGATACAGTTGGTGTAGTTGCTGCTCAGTCTATTGGTGAACCAGGTACACAGTTAACATTAAGAACCTTCCACTTTGGTGGTACAGCATCTAAAATTGCATCTGAATCTAGCGTAGTAGCTAAATTCGATGGTAAGGTTGAAATCGACGACTTGAAACTTATCGATTCAGTCAATGAAGATGGCGAAAAAATCAAAATGGTAATTAGCCGTACTTCTGAGATTAGAATAATCGATGAAAAACTAGGTATAGTTCTTTCAACAAATAACATTCCTTACGGTTCTACCTTATACATAGAAGCTGGTAAGAAAGTGAAGAAAGGAACTAAGATTTGTAATTGGGATCCGTACAATGCTGTAATTATTTCAGAATTTGATGGAAAGATTGCCTTCCAAGATATTCAGGAAGGATTATCGTACCGAGTAGAATCTGATGAACAAACTGGTTTTGAAGAAAAAGTAATGATTGAACGTAAGGATAAAACACTCAATCCTACTATTAATGTTATTAATAAGAAAGATGAGCAAACAAGGTCATATAGTATCCCTGTAAAAGCTCACTTATCTGTTAATGATGGACAAACCATTAAATCTGGACAAATCATTGCAAAGATTCCAAGATTGGCATCTTCTTTAGGTGATATTACAGGCGGTCTGCCTCGTGTGACTGAGTTATTCGAAGCGCGTAATCCATCTAATCCGGCTGTTGTGACTGAAATTGATGGTATCGTTACTTTTGGTTCAAAAATTAAGCGTGGTAACAAAGAAGTAATCATTACTTCTAAAACTGGTGAAGTTTCTAAATACTTAATTCCTTTATCTAAACATATTTTAGTTCAGGAAAACGACTTTGTAAAGTCGGGTATGCCTTTATGTGATGGTGCTATTACACCATCTGATATTTTGAGAATTAAAGGTCCTACTGCTGTCCAAGAATACATCGTAAATGAAATTCAAGAAGTATATAGACTTCAGGGAATGAAGATTAATGACAAGCACTTCGAAGTTATCGTTAGACAAATGATGCGTAAGATGAATGTTGTTGATGCTGGTGACACTAGATTCTTAGATGGTCAAGTCATTACTAAGTTAGAATTTATGGAAGAAAATGACAGAATCTTTGGCATGAAAGTGGTTGAAGAAACTGGTGATTCTCAAGTGCTTAAAGCAGGTCAAATTGTTTCTGCTAGAAAGTTAAGAGAAGAAAATTCTAGATTGAGAAGAAAAGATTTGAAAACTGTTGAAGCTCGTGATGCAGTTCCTGCTACGAGTGAGCAACGTATTCAAGGTATAACTAGAGCTGCACTACAAACTAACAGTTGGGTTTCTGCTGCTTCCTTCCAAGAAACTACTAAAGTTCTTAACGCCGCTGCTATTAACGGTAAGCGAGATGGCTTAGAAGGTTTGAAAGAGAATGTTATTGTTGGACATAAAATTCCAGCAGGTACAGGTCTTCGTGTTTGGGACGATATTGTAGTTGGTTCTCAAGAAGAGTTTGACCAGTTAATGGCTGCCAAAGAAGAAGTGTCTTCTGAGGAAGTATAA
- a CDS encoding DUF3467 domain-containing protein, with amino-acid sequence MAEDKKGLNIELTEEVAEGIYSNLAIINHSPSEFVVDFIKVMPGVPKAKVKSRIVLTPQHAKRLLKALNDNVSKFEAQHGSIKNVDTQSNIPLSFSGPTAEA; translated from the coding sequence ATGGCTGAAGATAAAAAGGGACTTAATATTGAGCTGACCGAAGAGGTAGCTGAAGGTATATATAGCAATTTGGCTATAATAAACCATTCACCCTCGGAATTTGTTGTCGATTTTATTAAGGTTATGCCTGGTGTGCCTAAGGCAAAAGTTAAATCAAGAATTGTTTTGACACCACAACACGCCAAGCGTCTTTTAAAAGCTCTTAATGATAACGTATCTAAATTTGAAGCTCAACACGGTTCAATCAAGAATGTTGATACTCAAAGCAACATTCCACTAAGTTTTAGTGGGCCAACAGCTGAAGCATAA
- a CDS encoding acyl-CoA desaturase, producing the protein MKTAKFDKNHSKEFITELRKSVDEYFKKNNKTRFGNTNMVFKSIFMLSLYYIPYGVAISGVVTNNWIYWLLWVCMGVGMSGIGLSIMHDANHGSYSKNKVVNRLFGITLNLMGGSAKNWRIQHNRLHHTFTNVHEMDPDVSPMGLLRFSPDAPLKRIHKLQHIYAWFFYGLMTISWATNKEFKQLNDFKKDGFISKKEYTPLMLEMVAWKIIYYAYMFVIPYFIVGGISFGFWLLCFFSLHFVAGFILATIFQTAHIMPECDYPVANEEGTIENNWAIHQLQTTSNYAPTSRFFSWFVGGLNFQVEHHLFPNICHVHYKNISHIVKEKAEKHGLPYYSQKSYIQAIIEHTKMLKSLGQA; encoded by the coding sequence ATGAAGACTGCAAAATTCGATAAAAACCATTCTAAAGAATTCATTACTGAACTTAGAAAATCGGTTGATGAATATTTCAAAAAAAACAATAAAACAAGATTTGGTAATACTAACATGGTATTCAAAAGCATATTTATGCTTTCATTATACTATATTCCTTATGGTGTAGCTATTTCTGGTGTAGTAACAAATAATTGGATTTATTGGTTGCTTTGGGTATGTATGGGCGTAGGTATGTCAGGAATTGGACTTTCCATAATGCACGATGCTAATCACGGTTCATATTCAAAAAATAAAGTTGTGAATAGACTTTTTGGCATTACATTAAATCTAATGGGAGGAAGTGCTAAAAACTGGCGCATTCAACACAATAGATTGCATCATACTTTTACCAATGTTCACGAAATGGATCCCGATGTAAGCCCAATGGGATTACTTCGTTTTTCTCCTGATGCTCCCTTAAAAAGGATTCACAAACTACAACATATTTATGCTTGGTTCTTTTATGGTCTAATGACAATTTCGTGGGCTACAAATAAGGAGTTTAAACAACTAAATGATTTTAAAAAGGACGGTTTCATAAGTAAAAAAGAATACACACCATTAATGCTTGAAATGGTTGCTTGGAAAATTATTTATTACGCCTATATGTTTGTTATCCCTTACTTCATTGTTGGAGGTATTTCATTTGGGTTTTGGTTATTATGTTTTTTCAGTCTTCACTTTGTAGCGGGCTTTATTTTAGCTACCATTTTTCAAACGGCTCATATTATGCCAGAGTGCGATTATCCAGTAGCCAATGAAGAAGGAACAATTGAAAACAATTGGGCAATACACCAATTACAAACTACTTCTAATTACGCTCCTACAAGTCGATTTTTCTCTTGGTTTGTTGGAGGATTAAATTTTCAAGTTGAGCACCATTTATTTCCCAATATTTGTCACGTTCACTACAAGAACATTTCTCATATCGTAAAAGAAAAAGCTGAAAAGCATGGGTTACCATATTATAGTCAGAAAAGCTATATTCAGGCAATTATAGAACACACTAAAATGCTTAAATCTTTAGGACAAGCTTAA
- a CDS encoding cysteine synthase family protein: MNFYNHIIETIGNTPMVKLNKVVDTEALVLAKVESFNPGHSTKDRMALKMIEDAEKAGLLKEGGTVIEGTSGNTGMGLALACIQKGYKLICTISDKQSKEKMDILKAMGAEVYVCPTNVAPEHPESYYSVAKRLNEEIPNSFYPNQYDNLSNRLAHYESTGPEIWEQTDGKITHFIVGVGTGGTISGIAKFLKEKNSKIKIWGVDSYGSVYKKYHETGEFDENEIYSYITEGIGEDILPKNVDFDLIDHFEKVTDKDGAIYARRLAKEEGIFAGYSCGSAIAGLNQLKSQLKKDDVVVVLLHDHGSRYVGKIFNDDWMREQKFI, encoded by the coding sequence ATGAATTTTTATAATCACATTATAGAAACTATTGGTAATACCCCAATGGTAAAATTGAACAAAGTAGTTGATACAGAAGCTCTTGTTTTGGCTAAGGTAGAAAGTTTTAATCCTGGACATTCTACTAAGGACAGAATGGCTTTAAAAATGATTGAAGATGCAGAGAAAGCTGGACTTCTTAAAGAAGGTGGCACAGTAATTGAAGGCACTTCTGGCAATACTGGTATGGGCTTAGCTTTGGCTTGTATTCAGAAAGGATACAAACTCATTTGCACCATTTCAGATAAGCAGTCCAAAGAAAAAATGGATATTCTAAAAGCTATGGGTGCAGAGGTTTACGTTTGCCCAACTAATGTAGCTCCAGAACACCCCGAATCATACTACTCTGTTGCTAAACGTCTAAATGAAGAAATTCCAAACTCATTTTATCCCAATCAATACGATAATCTATCCAATAGATTAGCGCATTACGAATCCACTGGCCCTGAGATATGGGAACAAACAGATGGCAAAATCACCCATTTTATTGTTGGTGTTGGAACTGGCGGAACTATTTCAGGTATTGCAAAATTTCTCAAAGAAAAAAATTCAAAAATTAAAATTTGGGGTGTCGATTCTTACGGTTCTGTTTACAAAAAATATCATGAGACAGGAGAGTTTGATGAAAATGAGATTTATTCTTATATCACTGAAGGAATTGGAGAAGATATTTTGCCTAAAAATGTAGACTTTGACCTCATTGACCATTTTGAAAAAGTAACTGATAAAGATGGCGCTATCTATGCCCGTCGTTTAGCTAAAGAAGAAGGTATTTTTGCCGGATACTCATGTGGCAGTGCTATTGCTGGACTAAATCAGCTAAAAAGTCAACTGAAAAAAGATGATGTTGTCGTCGTACTATTACATGACCATGGAAGCAGATATGTTGGCAAGATATTTAACGATGATTGGATGAGAGAACAAAAGTTCATATAA
- a CDS encoding ABC transporter permease, with product MNVSFFIAQRLIGKNEHRFSRPVIRIAITAIALSLTVMLMSLAIIKGFQNEITDKVIGFSSHIQVSNFSNGNSYESTLLKHTDSLKLSLSKIKGIKHIQSYATKAGIIKTDNEIQGVVLKGLSSDFDTTFIKNILTQGKIPSFGRHKKSNTVLISQTIANQLNLNIGDDFQMYFIQQPVRVRQFKIAGIYDSGVAEFDEMLVLGDIGHIQKLNKWSANDVGGLEIQLHDFEDLEKINQEVYSNIGFDLNARTVIDNNPQLFDWLDLQNMNVRVILILMLIVGAINMITALFILILEQSQLIGTLKALGSQNWHIRKVFIYHSLYLILRGMFWGNLIGLSLCWIQKQFQILELDKSTYYMSYVPIDLNIAHILALNIGTFIVCWLMLIIPSYLISKINPIKAIRFE from the coding sequence ATGAATGTATCATTTTTCATAGCCCAACGACTTATTGGCAAAAACGAACACCGTTTTTCTCGACCTGTTATTCGCATAGCTATTACAGCTATTGCTTTAAGTCTAACGGTTATGTTGATGTCGCTTGCTATCATAAAAGGTTTTCAAAACGAAATTACGGACAAAGTTATTGGTTTCAGTTCTCATATTCAAGTGAGTAATTTCAGTAACGGAAACTCCTACGAATCTACGCTTTTAAAACATACAGACTCCTTAAAACTATCTCTTTCAAAGATAAAAGGCATAAAACATATTCAATCCTATGCTACCAAAGCTGGTATTATTAAAACCGATAATGAAATTCAGGGAGTAGTACTGAAAGGTCTAAGTAGTGATTTTGATACCACATTTATAAAAAACATCTTAACACAAGGCAAGATACCATCTTTTGGAAGGCATAAAAAGTCTAATACAGTATTGATTTCTCAAACTATAGCCAATCAATTGAATCTAAACATTGGGGATGACTTTCAAATGTACTTTATCCAACAACCCGTTAGAGTTCGTCAATTTAAGATTGCAGGTATTTATGATAGTGGCGTTGCTGAATTTGACGAAATGCTAGTCTTAGGAGATATTGGACACATTCAGAAACTCAATAAATGGTCAGCAAATGATGTAGGAGGGTTAGAAATACAACTTCATGATTTTGAAGATTTAGAAAAGATAAATCAAGAAGTTTATTCCAATATAGGTTTTGATTTAAACGCTAGAACTGTTATTGATAATAACCCTCAGCTTTTTGATTGGCTTGATTTACAAAATATGAATGTTAGGGTTATACTAATCCTTATGCTAATTGTTGGGGCAATAAACATGATAACGGCCTTATTTATTCTTATTTTGGAGCAGTCTCAACTCATTGGTACACTAAAAGCTTTAGGAAGCCAAAACTGGCACATTAGAAAAGTGTTTATATATCATTCATTATACTTAATTCTAAGAGGCATGTTTTGGGGCAACTTAATAGGACTGAGCCTTTGTTGGATTCAGAAACAATTTCAAATTTTGGAATTAGATAAGAGCACTTATTATATGTCTTATGTACCCATTGACCTCAATATTGCTCATATTCTTGCATTAAATATAGGCACCTTCATTGTATGTTGGCTAATGCTTATTATTCCATCTTATTTAATCAGTAAAATAAATCCCATTAAAGCGATTCGATTTGAATAA
- a CDS encoding DUF1343 domain-containing protein encodes MRYKIKHLFLCLLVFLHCSSANESLQVGAERTAKYFPLLKDKAIGVVGNQSSLIGTTHLVDSLLSAKLQVLKVFSPEHGFRGTADAGAHIESGIDEQTGLPIISLYGSNKKPSPSQLEGIEILVFDIQDVGARFYTYISTLHYVMEAAAENNIPLIVLDRPNPNGHYIDGPILDTAYRSFVGMHPIPIVHGMTIGEYAQMINGEKWLTDSVACELTVIPMLGYNKQMPYDLPIKPSPNLPNAQAVNLYPSLCLFEGTTISVGRGTDLPFQHYGAPYLDSDYSFVPESGAGAKYPKHEGERCYGQDLSQFATLSQLDLSFLIDAYKACPKKEDFFNAFFDKLAGGNTLRLSVIEGKSEEEIRQSWSEELLEFEQMRNTYLIYQ; translated from the coding sequence ATGCGCTATAAAATTAAACATTTATTCCTTTGCCTTTTGGTCTTTTTACATTGTTCAAGTGCAAATGAAAGTTTGCAAGTTGGTGCAGAGAGAACTGCTAAGTATTTTCCATTACTAAAGGATAAGGCTATTGGTGTAGTAGGCAATCAAAGCTCTCTTATTGGAACCACACATTTGGTAGATTCTTTGTTGAGCGCAAAGCTTCAAGTGCTTAAAGTCTTTAGTCCAGAACACGGTTTTAGAGGAACTGCCGATGCAGGTGCTCACATAGAAAGTGGAATTGACGAACAAACAGGACTTCCTATCATATCCTTGTATGGGAGCAATAAAAAACCGAGTCCTTCACAATTAGAAGGAATTGAAATATTAGTGTTTGACATACAAGATGTAGGTGCTCGTTTTTATACCTATATCTCGACCTTGCATTATGTGATGGAGGCGGCAGCAGAAAACAATATTCCATTAATTGTTTTGGATAGACCTAACCCCAATGGACACTATATTGATGGCCCTATTTTAGATACTGCTTATCGTTCTTTTGTAGGGATGCACCCCATACCTATCGTTCACGGTATGACTATTGGCGAGTATGCTCAAATGATAAATGGCGAGAAGTGGCTAACGGATAGTGTAGCATGTGAATTAACAGTTATTCCTATGTTGGGATATAACAAGCAAATGCCATACGATTTACCGATAAAGCCATCACCCAATTTGCCCAATGCTCAAGCTGTCAATTTATACCCCTCTTTATGTTTGTTTGAAGGAACCACTATAAGCGTAGGTAGAGGGACAGATTTACCTTTTCAGCACTATGGCGCACCTTATCTAGATAGCGATTATTCATTCGTGCCAGAAAGCGGGGCAGGAGCCAAGTATCCTAAACATGAGGGAGAAAGATGTTATGGTCAAGATTTGAGCCAATTTGCTACACTCAGCCAATTAGATTTGTCTTTTCTAATAGATGCCTATAAAGCATGTCCAAAAAAAGAAGACTTTTTCAATGCTTTCTTTGATAAACTAGCTGGTGGAAATACTTTAAGGTTATCCGTTATTGAAGGAAAATCTGAAGAAGAAATTAGACAAAGTTGGTCTGAAGAATTGCTAGAATTTGAACAGATGAGAAATACCTATCTTATTTACCAATAA
- a CDS encoding phosphoadenylyl-sulfate reductase yields the protein MPNLKAYNERYSSYSIYKRVEELYKDFDANDIMLTSAFSAYSAILLKVISEVNNSQPIYFIDTGHHFDETIEYKDYLTNLFNLNVVSISAKVEVQLKCSEQELWLHKPNECCYFNRVQPLEKIKQEHKVWVSGVMMWQTTNRSRMSLFEQKPNIIKFHPLLDMDVDTRDEFIQSKSLPAHPLFAKGYESIGCTHCTKAGKNRSGRWEGLDKTECGLHL from the coding sequence ATGCCCAATTTAAAAGCTTACAATGAACGTTATAGTTCATATTCCATTTACAAAAGAGTAGAGGAATTGTACAAAGATTTTGATGCCAATGACATCATGCTGACTTCTGCATTTTCGGCTTATTCAGCTATTTTACTTAAAGTAATTTCTGAAGTTAATAATTCCCAACCTATCTATTTTATTGATACAGGTCATCATTTTGATGAAACGATAGAGTATAAAGACTATCTCACCAATCTTTTTAATTTAAATGTAGTGAGTATTTCGGCAAAGGTCGAAGTTCAACTTAAGTGCAGTGAACAAGAGCTGTGGCTACATAAACCAAACGAATGTTGTTATTTTAATAGGGTTCAACCATTAGAAAAAATCAAGCAGGAGCATAAAGTTTGGGTCAGTGGTGTCATGATGTGGCAAACAACCAACAGAAGCCGTATGTCTTTGTTTGAACAAAAGCCCAATATCATCAAATTTCACCCTTTACTCGATATGGATGTTGATACTAGAGATGAATTTATTCAGTCTAAAAGCTTACCAGCTCATCCTTTGTTCGCAAAAGGTTACGAATCTATTGGCTGTACACATTGTACTAAGGCTGGAAAAAACCGTTCTGGCAGGTGGGAAGGCTTAGACAAAACAGAATGTGGATTGCATTTGTAA
- a CDS encoding YkgJ family cysteine cluster protein has protein sequence MDLEKHRALVRQKAKENKKFFQKLKGVKPKVLDQKMHQLHEEVFACTDCLECANCCSTTGPLFTDKDIGRIAKHLRIKPSEFTEKYLRIDEDKDYVLQQVPCAFLGKDNRCSIYDVRPKACREFPHTDRIKQHQILNLTQKNVAVCPAVYEIVEKLKSI, from the coding sequence ATGGACTTAGAGAAACACCGAGCTCTAGTCCGACAAAAAGCGAAAGAAAACAAAAAGTTCTTTCAAAAACTCAAAGGCGTAAAACCCAAAGTCTTAGACCAAAAAATGCACCAATTGCATGAAGAAGTCTTTGCTTGTACCGATTGTTTGGAGTGTGCCAACTGCTGTAGCACTACAGGGCCATTATTTACCGATAAAGACATTGGCCGAATAGCCAAACACCTCCGAATAAAACCTTCAGAATTTACCGAGAAGTACTTAAGAATAGACGAAGACAAAGACTACGTTTTACAGCAAGTTCCCTGTGCTTTTCTTGGGAAAGATAATAGATGCAGTATTTATGACGTACGCCCAAAGGCTTGTCGTGAGTTCCCACACACCGACCGAATAAAACAACACCAAATACTCAACTTAACTCAAAAAAATGTGGCGGTTTGCCCAGCGGTTTACGAAATTGTGGAGAAACTTAAATCCATTTAG